The Primulina eburnea isolate SZY01 chromosome 6, ASM2296580v1, whole genome shotgun sequence genome contains a region encoding:
- the LOC140834102 gene encoding LOW QUALITY PROTEIN: uncharacterized protein (The sequence of the model RefSeq protein was modified relative to this genomic sequence to represent the inferred CDS: inserted 1 base in 1 codon) — MEAGKFSITAEDLSTIGGIATVSLLHSFIPTHWLPFSIVGRXQKWTLSRTLLVTAFGAVLHVISTSLLGITAITISNTIAGEETVHKLASLLLVILGGSYIVMFLSGKGGHSHSHNQPMEKMAVAGLVLVPALSPCATTLPVFLAVGNSSSMMVLAIIVLLFSTIMVMTSLVALSFYGASQLKFHWVERYDKLLVGSVLCLVGVLTLIFHDHDGDAGHHQHRKLINL, encoded by the exons ATGGAAGCTGGGAAATTCAGTATAACTGCCGAAGATTTGTCGACGATCGGCGGCATAGCTACGGTGTCGCTTCTGCATTCTTTCATTCCAACCCACTGGCTGCCATTCTCCATTGTGGGCC GCCAGAAATGGACGCTTTCTCGTACTCTCCTAGTCA CTGCATTTGGAGCTGTATTACATGTGATATCCACTTCGCTGCTTGGTATAACAGCAATCACCATATCAAACACTATAGCAGGAGAGGAAACTGTGCATAAACTTGCATCTTTGTTACTCGTTATTCTTGGTGGCAGTTACATAGTAATGTTTCTGTCTGGAAAGGGTGGTCACAGTCATTCTCACAACCAACCTATGGAAAAAATGGCGGTTGCCGGTCTTGTTCTTGTCCCTGCATTATCTCCTTGTGCTACCACTCTTCCAGTTTTCCTTGCTGTTGGAAACTCATCATCGATGATGGTACTTGCCATCATTGTTCTGTTATTCAG CACGATTATGGTGATGACCTCACTAGTCGCACTCTCGTTCTATGGTGCGAGTCAGCTCAAGTTCCACTGGGTAGAACGGTATGACAAGCTTCTTGTAGGTTCAGTTCTCTGTCTGGTCGGAGTTTTGACCCTTATTTTCCATGATCACGATGGAGATGCTGGACATCATCAGCATAGGAAACTCATCAATCTGTGA
- the LOC140834103 gene encoding LOW QUALITY PROTEIN: serrate RNA effector molecule-like (The sequence of the model RefSeq protein was modified relative to this genomic sequence to represent the inferred CDS: deleted 1 base in 1 codon), which translates to MAEVLNATEENLDHRPDENPDTTNSTKLTTTDLPDATADAASSPPPPPTQPRRGIRERDRSSRERREDRDFDRPPRREFYDRNRSPPPPRERDYHKRGRPSPSPPPPPYRERRGGGPHSPPPRRSPPFPPYKRRRGDGYEGRRGSPRGGFGHGDRRFAYDYPGGYDREMGGRPGYLDERPHGRHMGRSSGGYQDWDPGRGGFADAFPTGGPQREGMMSYKQFIQELEDDILPTEAERRYQEYKSEYISTQKRAYFNAHKDEEWLKDKYHPTNLLAVIERRNEVAKKLAKDFQLDLQNGTLDLGPSFNPSSNRAEQSSEPNSDDDADVGGKRRRHGRVGAKDSDLLAAPKAHPISSEPRRIQVDVERAQSLVRKLDAEKGIEDNVLCRADNDRMSRDKTHSSSSGPVIIIRGLSTIKGLEGIELLDTLLTYLWRIHGLDYYGLIESNEAKGLRHVRIDGKNADANGKDWESKLDSHWQERLKSLDLLEIMTAKEKIDVAATEALDPHVRKIRDEKYGWKYGCGAKGCTKLFHAAEFVHKHLKLKHPEVVMELTSKVREELYFQNYMDDENAPGGTPIMQPSFPKEKPHRRGPGRRERDENPFDRSDELQSGDFPSNNDGAPGSNGDEPMFDAFGGQGIAVASFPSDIAPPLLMPVPGAGPLGPFVPAPPEVAMRMLRDHGGPSPFEGGRNGGQGPQLGGPAPIIALPPTFRQDPRRLRSYNDLDAPEDEVTVIDYRSL; encoded by the exons ATGGCTGAAGTCTTGAATGCTACCGAAGAAAACCTCGATCATCGACCAGACGAGAACCCCGACACCACCAACAGcaccaaactcaccaccactgaCCTTCCCGACGCTACCGCCGACGCTGCGTCATcgcctcctcctcctcctacGCAGCCGCGCAGAGGCATTAGAGAGCGTGACCGCAGCTCTCGAGAACGGCGTGAAGACAGAGACTTTGATCGGCCGCCGCGGCGTGAATTCTATGATCGGAATCGCTCGCCTCCGCCGCCCCGAGAGAGGGATTATCACAAGCGGGGCAGGCCGAGTCCCAGTCCTCCACCACCCCCTTACAGAGAGCGACGTGGAGGAGGGCCTCACTCGCCTCCACCTCGGCGGTCTCCTCCGTTTCCACCGTATAAAAGGAGGAGAGGCGATGGATATGAAGGACGGAGAGGTAGTCCTAGAGGAGGGTTTGGGCATGGGGATCGAAG GTTTGCGTATGATTATCCTGGTGGATACGACCGTGAGATGGGGGGTAGACCTGGTTATTTGGATGAAAGGCCTCATGGACGACATATGGGCCGGTCATCTGGAGGTTATCAAG ATTGGGATCCTGGTCGTGGAGGTTTTGCTGATGCTTTCCCTACTGGGGGACCCCAAAG GGAAGGAATGATGTCTTATAAGCAGTTCATTCAGGAGCTTGAAGATGATATTCTGCCAACTGAAGCTGAGCGCAG GTATCAAGAATACAAGTCAGAGTACATATCAACTCAGAAAAGAGCTTATTTTAATGCACATAAAGATGAAGAATG GTTGAAAGATAAATATCATCCAACAAACTTACTTGCTGTCATAGAACG GAGGAATGAAGTTGCAAAGAAGTTGGCCAAGGATTTTCAGCTTGATCTGCAGAATGGGACCTTGGATTT AGGTCCTAGCTTCAATCCTTCTTCAAACCGAGCAGAACAGTCCAGTGAACCTAATTCTGATGATGATGCAGATGTGGGTGGCAAACGAAGACGGCATGGTCGGGTTGGTGCTAAGGATTCTGATCTCTTGGCTGCCCCAAAGGCTCATCCCATCAGTTCTGAGCCGAGAAGAATACAGGTTGATGTTGAACGAGCACAGTCTCTTGTTAGGAAGCTTGATGCAGAAAAGGGGATCGAGGATAATGTTTTATGCCGAGCTGATAATGATAGAATGAGTAGAGATAAAACCCACAGCAGCTCAAGTGGTCCAGTCATTATTATACGTGGCTTAAGTACGATTAAAGGTCTCGAGGGAATTGAGCTTCTGGACACTCTTCTCACTTATCTCTGGCGCATTCATGGGCTTGATTATtatggattgattgaatcaaatGAAGCCAAAGGTCTCCGGCATGTTAGAATTGATGGCAAGAATGCAGATGCAAATGGGAAGGATTGGGAGAGCAAATTGGATTCCCACTGGCAAGAGAGACTGAAGAGTTTGGATCTATTGGAAATAATGACTGCAAAGGAGAAGATAGATGTTGCGGCTACTGAAGCTTTGGATCCCCATGTTCGCAAAATTAGAGATGAAAAATATGGATGGAAGTATGGATGTGGAGCAAAGGGTTGTACAAAGCTCTTCCATGCTGCTGAGTTTGTTCACAAACATTTGAAGTTAAAACATCCTGAAGTGGTAATGGAACTGACATCAAAAGTGCGTGAAGAATTATATTTCCAGAACTACATGGA TGACGAAAATGCACCTGGAGGgactcctatcatgcaaccatCTTTTCCG AAGGAGAAGCCTCATAGGCGTGGACCTGGCCGCCGAGAACGTGATGAAAATCCTTTTGATAGATCTGATGAACTTCAGTCAGGGGATTTTCCATCCAACAATGATGGTGCCCCGGGAAGCAATGGTGATGAACCAATGTTTGATGCTTTTGGAGGGCAAGGCATAGCTGTGGCTTCCTTCCCTTCAGACATAGCTCCACCTTTATTGATGCCTGTTCCTGGTGCGGG TCCGCTTGGGCCTTTTGTTCCGGCCCCTCCTGAAGTAGCAATGCGCATGTTGCGAGACCATGGAGGCCCATCCCCATTTGAAGGTGGTAGAAATGGA GGTCAGGGTCCCCAGTTAGGTGGACCTGCCCCCATAATTGCATTACCCCCAACATTTCGACAGGATCCTCGACGTCTCAGAAG CTATAATGACCTGGATGCACCTGAAGACGAAGTCACCGTAATTGATTACAGGAGTTTGTAG
- the LOC140834104 gene encoding short-chain dehydrogenase/reductase 2b-like, whose translation MVTIMHLRHSNHHYLHKPHTWKLSNYSRIAEMGQQTMRYAVVTGANKGIGFETVRQLAKAGVTVVLTARNEKRGTEATKAVIESGFSNVVFHQLDVQDKQSIADLAKFVTTEFGRLDILVNNAGASGVVVDEDRLRALNIDPVHWLSGKATNMVQDSMITTYEKAKECLETNYYGVKNLTEALLPLLELSTMGARIVNVSSLRSELKRIPNEQRRQVLGDLDNLTEEKIDVILQKFLQDVQKDALEANGWQKMLPAYSISKASLNAYTRLLAKKYPNMCINCVHPGYVKTDINWNTGTMTLEEGAEGPVMLALLPEGGPTGCYFDRTQVAEF comes from the exons ATGGTCACCATCATGCACCTCCGCCACTCCAATCACCATTATCTCCATAAGCCACACACTTGGAAGCTTAGCAACTATTCAAGAATTGCAGAAATGGGTCAGCAAACAATGAG GTACGCAGTGGTGACCGGAGCAAACAAGGGTATCGGTTTTGAGACCGTCCGGCAGCTTGCAAAAGCTGGAGTCACTGTTGTTTTAACAGCAAGAAATGAGAAGAGGGGTACCGAAGCCACGAAAGCAGTGATCGAATCGGGTTTCTCGAATGTAGTATTCCATCAGTTAGATGTTCAAGACAAGCAGAGCATTGCAGATTTGGCTAAGTTCGTAACAACCGAGTTTGGCAGACTTGATATCTTG GTGAACAATGCTGGAGCTTCTGGAGTTGTAGTTGATGAAGATAGACTAAGGGCTTTAAACATCGATCCTGTACATTGG ctatcAGGGAAGGCGACAAACATGGTTCAAGATTCAATGATAACAACCTATGAAAAGGCAAAAGAATGCTTAGAGACGAATTACTATGGTGTCAAGAATCTAACCGAAGCTCTTCTTCCTTTACTAGAGCTTTCAACCATGGGTGCAAGAATCGTGAATGTCTCTTCCCTGAGGAGTGAACTAAAA CGTATCCCAAATGAGCAGAGAAGACAAGTACTTGGCGATCTTGATAATCTAACAGAAGAGAAAATTGATGTGATACTGCAGAAGTTTTTGCAAGATGTCCAAAAGGATGCTCTTGAAGCCAATGGGTGGCAAAAGATGCTACCAGCTTACAGCATATCAAAGGCCAGTCTTAATGCATACACTAGACTTCTTGCAAAGAAGTATCCAAATATGTGTATTAACTGTGTACATCCAGGATATGTCAAAACCGATATTAATTGGAATACGGGAACAATGACACTGGAAGAGGGAGCTGAAGGCCCTGTCATGCTGGCTCTTCTACCCGAGGGAGGTCCAACCGGCTGTTATTTCGATCGTACCCAAGTGGCTGAGTTTTGA
- the LOC140834106 gene encoding homoserine dehydrogenase isoform X3 codes for MVVAPDVYRSELDDIFLLRICEVKSSGSSLETLSDGGQCEIYSSKEMASKAIDIAASYRRMTTGLTFIDCSASCNTIPLLIKVVELECCVVLANKQPLSSSLEDYDKLISHPRLIRHESTVGAGLPVISSINRMLSSGDAIHRIIGSLSGTLGYVMSEVEVGKPFSDVVNVAKRLGYTEPDPRDDLSGLDVARKALILARLLGHRISLDNIKVESLYPIEMGPNLMTVEEFLAKGLPLLDRDIKRRIEKASSNGNVLRYVCLIEKSRCEVGIQELPKDSPLGRLRGSDNVLEIYSRCYNERPLVIQGAGAGNDTTAAGVLADIIDMQDMFI; via the exons ATGGTGGTTGCACCCGATGTATACAGATCAGAATTGGATGATATATTTTTGCTTCGAATTTGCGAAGTAAAGTCTAGTGGTTCTTCTTTGGAAACCCTCTCTGATGGTG GTCAATGTGAAATATATTCAAGTAAAGAAATGGCTAGCAAAGCCATTGATATTGCTGCTTCTTACCGCAGAATGACAACAG GACTGACATTTATTGACTGCTCAGCCAGCTGCAACACGATTCCACTGCTAATAAAGGTTGTGGAGTTAGAATGTTGTGTGGTTCTGGCCAACAAGCAGCCCCTAAGTTCTTCGTTG GAAGATTATGACAAATTGATTTCACACCCTCGATTAATTAGGCATGAGTCAACT GTTGGTGCCGGTCTTCCTGtcatatcatcaataaatcgtATGCTTTCATCAGGAGATGCCATTCATCGAATCATTGGAAGTCTAAGCG GTACACTGGGTTATGTGATGAGTGAAGTTGAAGTTGGAAAACCCTTTAGTGATGTTGTCAATGTGGCAAAACGCCTTGGATACACTGAACCTG ACCCTCGAGACGATCTTAGTGGGTTGGATGTAGCTCGAAAG GCTCTGATCCTTGCCCGCCTTCTTGGGCACCGTATCAGCTTGGACAACATTAAG GTTGAAAGCTTGTATCCTATAGAAATGGGACCTAATTTAATGACTGTCGAAGAATTTTTGGCAAAAGGGCTTCCATTACTTGATAGAGATATCAAGCGTAGGATCGAAAAAGCTTCTTCAAATGGAAATGTTCTACGCTATGTTTGTTTGATTGAGAAGTCCAG GTGTGAAGTTGGCATACAAGAACTTCCAAAAGATTCTCCTCTTGGTAGATTGAGGGGAAGTGACAACGTG CTGGAAATATATAGCCGTTGCTATAATGAACGACCCCTGGTTATTCAAGGTGCTGGAGCAGGCAACGATACTACTGCAGCTGGTGTCCTTGCTGATATCATCGATATGCAGGATATGTTCATATAA
- the LOC140834106 gene encoding homoserine dehydrogenase isoform X2, which produces MKKIPILLMGIGGVGRQLLRHIVSCRIIHYNQRLRLSVVGVCDSKSMVVAPDVYRSELDDIFLLRICEVKSSGSSLETLSDGQCEIYSSKEMASKAIDIAASYRRMTTGLTFIDCSASCNTIPLLIKVVELECCVVLANKQPLSSSLEDYDKLISHPRLIRHESTVGAGLPVISSINRMLSSGDAIHRIIGSLSGTLGYVMSEVEVGKPFSDVVNVAKRLGYTEPDPRDDLSGLDVARKALILARLLGHRISLDNIKVESLYPIEMGPNLMTVEEFLAKGLPLLDRDIKRRIEKASSNGNVLRYVCLIEKSRCEVGIQELPKDSPLGRLRGSDNVLEIYSRCYNERPLVIQGAGAGNDTTAAGVLADIIDMQDMFI; this is translated from the exons ATGAAAAAGATACCAATTTTGCTGATGGGTATTGGCGGCGTTGGCCGTCAACTTCTCCGCCACATTGTTTCCTGCCGCATCATTCACTACAATCAG AGGTTGAGGTTGAGTGTGGTGGGTGTGTGTGACAGCAAATCAATGGTGGTTGCACCCGATGTATACAGATCAGAATTGGATGATATATTTTTGCTTCGAATTTGCGAAGTAAAGTCTAGTGGTTCTTCTTTGGAAACCCTCTCTGATG GTCAATGTGAAATATATTCAAGTAAAGAAATGGCTAGCAAAGCCATTGATATTGCTGCTTCTTACCGCAGAATGACAACAG GACTGACATTTATTGACTGCTCAGCCAGCTGCAACACGATTCCACTGCTAATAAAGGTTGTGGAGTTAGAATGTTGTGTGGTTCTGGCCAACAAGCAGCCCCTAAGTTCTTCGTTG GAAGATTATGACAAATTGATTTCACACCCTCGATTAATTAGGCATGAGTCAACT GTTGGTGCCGGTCTTCCTGtcatatcatcaataaatcgtATGCTTTCATCAGGAGATGCCATTCATCGAATCATTGGAAGTCTAAGCG GTACACTGGGTTATGTGATGAGTGAAGTTGAAGTTGGAAAACCCTTTAGTGATGTTGTCAATGTGGCAAAACGCCTTGGATACACTGAACCTG ACCCTCGAGACGATCTTAGTGGGTTGGATGTAGCTCGAAAG GCTCTGATCCTTGCCCGCCTTCTTGGGCACCGTATCAGCTTGGACAACATTAAG GTTGAAAGCTTGTATCCTATAGAAATGGGACCTAATTTAATGACTGTCGAAGAATTTTTGGCAAAAGGGCTTCCATTACTTGATAGAGATATCAAGCGTAGGATCGAAAAAGCTTCTTCAAATGGAAATGTTCTACGCTATGTTTGTTTGATTGAGAAGTCCAG GTGTGAAGTTGGCATACAAGAACTTCCAAAAGATTCTCCTCTTGGTAGATTGAGGGGAAGTGACAACGTG CTGGAAATATATAGCCGTTGCTATAATGAACGACCCCTGGTTATTCAAGGTGCTGGAGCAGGCAACGATACTACTGCAGCTGGTGTCCTTGCTGATATCATCGATATGCAGGATATGTTCATATAA
- the LOC140834106 gene encoding homoserine dehydrogenase isoform X1 — protein sequence MKKIPILLMGIGGVGRQLLRHIVSCRIIHYNQRLRLSVVGVCDSKSMVVAPDVYRSELDDIFLLRICEVKSSGSSLETLSDGGQCEIYSSKEMASKAIDIAASYRRMTTGLTFIDCSASCNTIPLLIKVVELECCVVLANKQPLSSSLEDYDKLISHPRLIRHESTVGAGLPVISSINRMLSSGDAIHRIIGSLSGTLGYVMSEVEVGKPFSDVVNVAKRLGYTEPDPRDDLSGLDVARKALILARLLGHRISLDNIKVESLYPIEMGPNLMTVEEFLAKGLPLLDRDIKRRIEKASSNGNVLRYVCLIEKSRCEVGIQELPKDSPLGRLRGSDNVLEIYSRCYNERPLVIQGAGAGNDTTAAGVLADIIDMQDMFI from the exons ATGAAAAAGATACCAATTTTGCTGATGGGTATTGGCGGCGTTGGCCGTCAACTTCTCCGCCACATTGTTTCCTGCCGCATCATTCACTACAATCAG AGGTTGAGGTTGAGTGTGGTGGGTGTGTGTGACAGCAAATCAATGGTGGTTGCACCCGATGTATACAGATCAGAATTGGATGATATATTTTTGCTTCGAATTTGCGAAGTAAAGTCTAGTGGTTCTTCTTTGGAAACCCTCTCTGATGGTG GTCAATGTGAAATATATTCAAGTAAAGAAATGGCTAGCAAAGCCATTGATATTGCTGCTTCTTACCGCAGAATGACAACAG GACTGACATTTATTGACTGCTCAGCCAGCTGCAACACGATTCCACTGCTAATAAAGGTTGTGGAGTTAGAATGTTGTGTGGTTCTGGCCAACAAGCAGCCCCTAAGTTCTTCGTTG GAAGATTATGACAAATTGATTTCACACCCTCGATTAATTAGGCATGAGTCAACT GTTGGTGCCGGTCTTCCTGtcatatcatcaataaatcgtATGCTTTCATCAGGAGATGCCATTCATCGAATCATTGGAAGTCTAAGCG GTACACTGGGTTATGTGATGAGTGAAGTTGAAGTTGGAAAACCCTTTAGTGATGTTGTCAATGTGGCAAAACGCCTTGGATACACTGAACCTG ACCCTCGAGACGATCTTAGTGGGTTGGATGTAGCTCGAAAG GCTCTGATCCTTGCCCGCCTTCTTGGGCACCGTATCAGCTTGGACAACATTAAG GTTGAAAGCTTGTATCCTATAGAAATGGGACCTAATTTAATGACTGTCGAAGAATTTTTGGCAAAAGGGCTTCCATTACTTGATAGAGATATCAAGCGTAGGATCGAAAAAGCTTCTTCAAATGGAAATGTTCTACGCTATGTTTGTTTGATTGAGAAGTCCAG GTGTGAAGTTGGCATACAAGAACTTCCAAAAGATTCTCCTCTTGGTAGATTGAGGGGAAGTGACAACGTG CTGGAAATATATAGCCGTTGCTATAATGAACGACCCCTGGTTATTCAAGGTGCTGGAGCAGGCAACGATACTACTGCAGCTGGTGTCCTTGCTGATATCATCGATATGCAGGATATGTTCATATAA
- the LOC140834107 gene encoding transcription factor GAMYB-like → MSMTSESEEWMNSKNGMDSPSVDDISSSGNMGANGPLKKGPWTTAEDAILVEYVTKHGEGNWNAVQKHSGLARCGKSCRLRWANHLRPDLKKGAFSPEEERHIIELHAKMGNKWARMAAELPGRTDNEIKNYWNTRIKRRQRAGLPIYPPDICLQASNENEQNEEMTAFSSGDADHPDYLPINNMEFPPVEFKTMELDQLLYPMAFLDLPSESFLDVPANSFLSQGPDSAYPEKYFLSMIYPSKKFRRSETSFPGLNTTVGNTAPDENHYQSDGSMQISQSFVFPSAFDHNSYDHNATPDHASSSSALPVTHAILNSNTSASEPTWAMKLELPSLQTHTGSWGSPSSPLPSLESVDTMIQTLPNENAHSCNPSPRDSGLLDAVLYESHSMRNSRNSSFHQASNASIMPVDMMDTASHDIHETEWEAIAEPISPLCYSSSSMFSECAPISRNSFADLHSSETIPVKDEAADDLFLMKLHNMTEVKNQMVFSTPDFLLASDFFAPKKDQSNNHYLLKDALGTLLCDDLSKDCKLMDMTDSCSWNAMPTV, encoded by the exons ATGAGTATGACAAGTGAAAGTGAGGAATGGATGAATTCCAAGAACGGCATGGACTCACCATCTGTTGATGATATTAGTAGCAGTGGAAATATGGGAGCGAATGGTCCACTTAAAAAAGGTCCCTGGACTACTGCAGAAGATGCGATTTTAGTTGAATATGTTACCAAGCACGGAGAAGGGAACTGGAATGCAGTTCAGAAACACTCGGGACTTGCCCGCTGTGGAAAAAGTTGTCGTTTGAGATGGGCAAACCACCTCAGACCAGATCTTAAAAAAGGTGCATTTAGTCCGGAGGAGGAGCGCCATATCATCGAACTTCATGCTAAGATGGGAAATAAATGGGCCCGAATGGCAGCTGAG TTGCCTGGTCGCACAGATAATGAGATCAAGAACTATTGGAACACAAGAATCAAAAGAAGACAGCGTGCTGGCTTACCGATCTATCCACCTGATATCTGTCTCCAAGCATCAAATGAGAACGAACAAAATGAAGAAATGACTGCTTTTTCATCTGGTGATGCCGATCATCCCGATTATTTGCCAATTAACAACATGGAGTTTCCTCCCGTGGAATTTAAAACAATGGAATTAGATCAGCTTTTGTATCCTATGGCATTTCTTGATCTTCCATCTGAAAGCTTCCTTGATGTCCCTGCAAATAGCTTTTTATCACAAGGTCCCGATTCTGCTTACCCTGAGAAATATTTCCTTTCTATGATTTATCCATCCAAGAAATTTCGAAGATCAGAAACTTCGTTCCCTGGTTTGAATACCACTGTAGGCAACACTGCACCAGATGAAAATCATTATCAAAGTGATGGTTCTATGCAGATTTCTCAATCTTTTGTGTTCCCCTCCGCCTTTGATCATAATTCATATGATCATAATGCGACACCTGATCATGCCTCATCCTCAAGTGCACTTCCTGTCACCCATGCCATTTTAAATAGCAACACCTCTGCTTCTGAGCCTACTTGGGCAATGAAGCTGGAGCTCCCTTCACTCCAAACTCATACGGGTAGTTGGGGCTCACCCTCGTCCCCGTTGCCTTCCCTCGAGTCTGTTGATACTATGATCCAAACTCTTCCAAATGAAAATGCTCACTCGTGTAATCCCTCACCTCGAGACAGTGGATTGTTGGATGCTGTACTGTATGAATCACATAGTATGAGAAACTCGAGGAACAGCTCTTTCCATCAGGCTTCAAATGCTTCCATTATGCCAGTTGATATGATGGACACCGCATCTCATGATATCCACGAAACCGAATGGGAAGCAATCGCAGAGCCAATCTCTCCTTTATGTTACTCCTCGTCGTCCATGTTCAGTGAGTGCGCCCCTATCAGTAGAAACTCATTTGCTGACCTCCATTCTTCAGAGACAATTCCAG TTAAGGACGAAGCTGCGGATGACCTGTTTCTGATGAAACTTCACAACATGACTGAAGTAAAAAACCAGATGGTCTTCTCCACACCAGATTTCTTGCTAGCTTCCGACTTTT